The following proteins are encoded in a genomic region of Neospora caninum Liverpool complete genome, chromosome XI:
- a CDS encoding putative vacuolar ATP synthase subunit c, whose translation MLGTGPSPGEGGSRTSPYWIVACNTDESHSAEQIFSSLKRAVLGPRNALCDEACLLDIPHLKFGTFDDLIRSVDILQKQDAYVESVIRRIERQALEIDPDCELKVVWQRHSLTVDQYIRRFQWDDAKYPRLRAISENLDTLVQSVTKTDDEVRAKVAVWQEVRQQMANTAAGKKTGPVNYFQRDLIDVLSPETVREDDFLNTEHLTTAVVVVPRGHEREWEQTYESLDAFVVPRSSRKFNVAEDADGNALWRVILFTSHVPAFRQAAQAKKFIVRDFKYSEQTYRETVLARSRVEAEKTKQETFLSRVCFAAFSDIFVAWMHLKVMRTFCEAILRFGVPPEFAAFVLRPVSEAKEKKLRSELDKLFSPKGGFGNSYFTGGKDDPGSDDEDFFPYIWLSLQPFGTHRSSA comes from the coding sequence ATGTTGGGGACAGGGCCCTCGCCGGGGGAGGGAGGCTCTCGGACGTCTCCGTACTGGATTGTGGCGTGCAACACGGACGAGTCGCACAGCGCAGAGCAGATCTTTAGCTCATTGAAGCGCGCGGTTCTGGGTCCGCGCAACGCGTTGTGCGATGAGGCGTGTCTGCTGGACATTCCGCACCTCAAGTTTGGGACTTTCGACGACTTGATTCGGTCGGTGGACATCTTGCAGAAACAGGACGCGTACGTAGAGAGCGTGATTCGGCGGATCGAGCGGCAGGCCCTCGAGATTGATCCGGACTGCGAGTTGAAGGTTGTGTGGCAGCGACACTCTCTGACGGTGGACCAGTACATTCGGCGTTTCCAGTGGGACGACGCCAAGTATCCGCGTCTCCGGGCGATCTCCGAGAACCTCGACACTCTCGTCCAGTCTGTGACGAAGACGGACGACGAGGTGCGCGCCAAAGTCGCCGTCTGGCAAGAAGTTCGCCAGCAAATGGCCAACACggcggcggggaagaagacggggcCGGTGAACTACTTTCAGCGCGACTTGATTGACGTCTTGTCACCGGAAACCGTGCGCGAAGACGACTTCTTGAACACGGAACACCTCACGACTGCCGTCGTTGTTGTGCCTCGCGGCCACGAGCGCGAGTGGGAACAGACGTACGAGAGCCTCGACGCGTTCGTGGTCCCGCGGAGCTCGCGGAAGTTCAACGTCGCGGAGGACGCGGACGGGAACGCGCTCTGGCGGGTCATCCTGTTCACCTCGCACGTGCCCGCCTTCCGACAAgccgcgcaggcgaagaagttCATCGTGCGCGACTTCAAGTACAGCGAACAGACCTACAGAGAGACCGTGCTCGCGCGGTCCCGCGTCGAAGCCGAGAAAACCAAGCAAGAAACCTTTTTGAGtcgcgtctgcttcgccgccttctccgacATCTTCGTCGCCTGGATGCATCTCAAGGTCATGCGCACCTTCTGCGAGGCCATTCTCCGCTTCGGCGTCCCGCCGGagttcgccgccttcgtcctgCGCCCCGTCAGCGAAgccaaggagaagaaactccGCTCTGAACTGGATAAACTGTTCTCGCCGAAAGGCGGCTTCGGAAACAGCTACTTCACcgggggaaaagacgacCCCGGCAGCGACGATGAAGACTTCTTCCCGTACATTTGGCTGTCGCTGCAGCCCTTTGGCACGCACCGCAGTTCGGCCTGA